In Pseudoxanthobacter soli DSM 19599, the following are encoded in one genomic region:
- a CDS encoding sugar ABC transporter substrate-binding protein, with product MSFIKTFIEQEKLRRRDFLLASAFGLGAVAAGPLLGGGRALAASDPTLAWSYRDRTNPYWNSIASGGEAFVESLGKPKSDLVHLINEGSSEKSLADIKALVSKTGGNCAIACDPNDSPNCRPVVEAVKAGNGHIFTIWNKTDDLHPWDIGNSWVGHMSWSDLEPAEETATILFKAMGGKGAIVGLGGIAANIPAIERHQGMMNALKKFPDIKLLDYQAADWNTTRANEIMSSYLTTYGDEITGVFCANDTMAFGAIEALRAEGLAGKIPVVAYDGAAQAIDYLLSGDLLATVYTNPYWGGGIALSLAYYAAIGAFDPSKEPHSHREFYGPTILVTPKDALAFRAQYIESNPKYDWKDFFGPTKGEIKYNRY from the coding sequence ATGTCGTTCATCAAGACCTTCATCGAGCAGGAGAAGCTGCGTCGCCGCGACTTCCTGCTGGCGTCGGCGTTCGGCCTCGGCGCCGTGGCCGCCGGCCCGCTGCTCGGCGGCGGTCGGGCGCTCGCGGCCTCCGATCCGACGCTCGCCTGGAGCTACCGCGACCGCACCAACCCCTACTGGAATTCGATCGCATCCGGCGGCGAGGCGTTCGTCGAAAGCCTCGGCAAGCCGAAGAGCGACCTCGTGCACCTGATCAACGAAGGTTCGAGCGAGAAGTCGCTCGCCGACATCAAGGCGCTCGTGTCGAAGACCGGCGGCAACTGCGCCATCGCCTGCGATCCGAACGACTCGCCCAACTGCCGGCCCGTGGTGGAAGCGGTGAAGGCCGGCAACGGCCACATCTTCACCATCTGGAACAAGACCGACGACCTGCACCCCTGGGACATCGGCAACAGCTGGGTCGGCCACATGTCGTGGTCTGATCTGGAGCCGGCCGAGGAGACCGCCACGATCCTGTTCAAGGCGATGGGCGGCAAGGGCGCCATCGTCGGGCTCGGCGGCATCGCGGCCAACATCCCGGCCATCGAGCGCCACCAGGGCATGATGAACGCCCTGAAGAAGTTCCCGGACATCAAGCTGCTCGACTATCAGGCCGCGGACTGGAACACGACCCGCGCCAACGAGATCATGTCGAGCTATCTCACGACCTACGGCGACGAGATCACCGGTGTGTTCTGCGCCAACGACACCATGGCGTTCGGCGCCATCGAGGCGCTGCGGGCCGAGGGCCTCGCCGGCAAGATCCCGGTTGTCGCCTATGACGGCGCCGCGCAGGCGATCGACTATCTCCTCAGCGGCGATCTGCTCGCCACCGTCTACACCAATCCCTACTGGGGCGGCGGCATCGCGCTCTCGCTCGCTTATTATGCGGCGATCGGCGCCTTCGACCCGAGCAAGGAACCGCACAGCCATCGCGAGTTCTACGGGCCGACCATCCTCGTCACGCCCAAGGACGCGCTGGCCTTCCGCGCCCAGTATATCGAGTCCAATCCGAAATATGACTGGAAGGACTTCTTCGGACCGACCAAGGGCGAGATCAAGTACAACCGCTACTGA
- a CDS encoding ABC transporter permease: MVSLKATASKEMASKEMAPGQVAKGSAASQFSGAPRGLMAYKAFFPLITLAVLVGLVGLLDSSFLRPASLLELAADVSALFVMALGITFVIYIGSIDLSAQSIASMTTVLVTALMPSLGPLALVAVLAAGAAGGALSGIVSVRLRIPSFITTLAVGGIAYSVAQYVSGEKSLAMDAAQRASVMGWMIGYAWGIPRELFVAGGLLLAALFVERRTVLGRVLKAIGAGEAAAIGSGIRVERYKVAAFAIAGTLSAASGLILAARLSGGSPTAANQFLLPAIVAVLVGGTPLTGGVGGVLNTLVGALIVAVIRTSMVYLEVPAAAQQIFFGLMLIVAIAATIDRSQVRIIK, translated from the coding sequence ATGGTCTCGCTCAAGGCAACGGCCTCCAAGGAGATGGCCTCCAAGGAAATGGCGCCCGGACAGGTGGCGAAGGGATCCGCCGCGTCGCAGTTCTCAGGCGCGCCGCGCGGCCTGATGGCCTACAAGGCGTTCTTCCCGCTGATCACGCTCGCCGTTCTCGTCGGGCTGGTCGGGCTGCTCGACAGTTCCTTCCTGCGGCCGGCGAGCCTTCTGGAACTCGCCGCCGACGTCTCGGCGCTGTTCGTCATGGCGCTCGGCATCACCTTCGTCATCTATATCGGCAGCATCGACCTCTCGGCGCAGTCGATCGCGAGCATGACGACCGTGCTCGTCACCGCGCTGATGCCCTCGCTCGGGCCGCTCGCGCTCGTGGCGGTGCTGGCGGCGGGCGCCGCCGGCGGCGCGCTCTCCGGCATCGTCTCGGTGCGGCTGCGCATCCCGAGCTTCATCACCACGCTTGCGGTCGGCGGCATCGCCTATTCCGTCGCCCAGTACGTCTCCGGCGAGAAGTCACTCGCCATGGATGCGGCCCAGCGCGCGAGCGTGATGGGGTGGATGATCGGCTATGCCTGGGGCATCCCGCGCGAACTGTTCGTCGCCGGCGGTCTGCTGCTCGCCGCGCTGTTCGTCGAGCGACGCACCGTGCTCGGCCGCGTGCTGAAGGCGATCGGGGCAGGGGAGGCGGCAGCCATCGGTTCCGGCATCCGCGTGGAGCGCTACAAGGTCGCCGCCTTCGCCATCGCCGGCACGCTGTCGGCCGCTTCCGGCCTCATCCTGGCGGCCCGGCTCTCCGGCGGCTCGCCCACGGCGGCGAACCAGTTCCTGCTGCCGGCGATCGTCGCCGTGCTGGTCGGCGGCACGCCGCTCACCGGCGGGGTCGGCGGCGTGCTCAACACGCTCGTTGGCGCGCTCATCGTCGCCGTCATCCGCACCTCGATGGTCTACCTGGAAGTGCCGGCCGCGGCCCAGCAGATCTTCTTCGGCCTGATGCTGATCGTGGCCATCGCCGCCACCATCGACCGCTCCCAGGTGCGGATCATCAAATAG
- a CDS encoding type II toxin-antitoxin system VapC family toxin, which yields MIAVDTSALMAIVLNEPGADACAAALAAADRLVVSAGTAAEALIVAGRRNIGAEMARLLDGLGCEVVSVTAASAVRIAEAYERWGKGIHPAGLNFGDCFAYEVAKAHGCPLLFVGDDFARTDVESAL from the coding sequence ATGATCGCGGTCGATACCTCGGCCCTGATGGCCATCGTCCTGAACGAACCCGGCGCGGACGCCTGCGCCGCCGCGCTTGCCGCGGCCGACCGCCTGGTGGTGTCCGCCGGCACGGCCGCCGAAGCGCTGATCGTCGCCGGGCGCCGCAATATCGGGGCGGAGATGGCGCGGCTGCTCGACGGGCTCGGCTGCGAGGTCGTCAGCGTGACCGCTGCGTCCGCCGTGCGCATCGCGGAGGCCTACGAGCGCTGGGGAAAGGGCATCCATCCGGCTGGCCTGAACTTCGGCGACTGCTTCGCCTACGAGGTGGCGAAGGCGCACGGCTGCCCGCTGCTCTTTGTCGGCGACGACTTCGCCCGCACGGACGTCGAAAGCGCCCTTTGA
- a CDS encoding enoyl-CoA hydratase/isomerase family protein — protein MAGRVLSERRGATLVLTLDNPARGNALDGDMLAALATAADDVAGDRDLRAVVLTAGGERAFCTGADIGAWGSLDPVAFGRQWIGDGHRLFDRLAALPVPLIGALNGATFGGGLELAAVCDVRIAAPHALFALPETGLGVTAGWSGLQRLGRLVPQALLREMALTGARLTAARLEAVGFLNAVAEDPLAHALAIAQRCAGLAPRAVEATRLVLNAAAGEGREAAIDGLAGMMVAMTEDSRAGREAFAAKRPPRFTGD, from the coding sequence ATGGCGGGCCGCGTCCTTTCCGAGCGCCGTGGGGCGACGCTGGTGCTGACGCTGGACAATCCGGCGCGTGGCAATGCGCTCGACGGCGACATGCTCGCCGCGCTCGCCACGGCGGCCGACGACGTGGCTGGTGACCGCGACCTGCGCGCCGTGGTGCTGACGGCCGGGGGTGAGCGCGCGTTCTGCACCGGCGCCGACATCGGCGCGTGGGGCTCCCTCGATCCGGTGGCGTTCGGCCGGCAGTGGATCGGCGACGGCCACCGCCTGTTCGACCGGCTGGCGGCCCTGCCCGTGCCGCTGATCGGCGCCCTGAACGGGGCCACGTTCGGCGGCGGGCTGGAGCTTGCCGCGGTCTGCGATGTGCGCATCGCCGCGCCCCACGCGCTGTTCGCGCTGCCTGAAACCGGGCTCGGGGTGACCGCAGGCTGGTCCGGCCTGCAGCGGCTCGGCCGGCTGGTGCCGCAGGCGCTGTTGCGGGAAATGGCCCTGACCGGCGCGCGCCTCACCGCCGCGCGCCTCGAAGCCGTCGGCTTCCTCAACGCGGTCGCAGAGGATCCGCTCGCCCACGCGCTCGCCATCGCCCAGCGCTGCGCCGGGCTGGCTCCCCGTGCGGTGGAGGCGACGCGGCTCGTGCTCAATGCTGCCGCCGGGGAAGGCCGCGAGGCCGCGATCGACGGTCTCGCCGGCATGATGGTGGCGATGACTGAGGACAGCCGCGCCGGCCGGGAAGCCTTCGCCGCGAAGCGGCCGCCGCGCTTCACCGGAGACTGA
- a CDS encoding sugar ABC transporter ATP-binding protein: protein MFELRQVAKSFPGVRALRGIDFHVGHGEIVGLVGENGAGKSTLMKIIYGAYRPDEGEVLIHGEPVRFESPRQAMERGIGMVFQEQSTISNLSVMENIFLGFEKQFTRRGVIDWKAMAAAARHQLAKVRLDIDPATITGTLSFAERQLVELAKVLTLEERVDGDLVILLDEPTSVLSKDEVQMLFALVRDLRSRASFIFVSHRLDEVIDISDRIYVFKDGEVVGEMTKAEADVETIQHRMVGRDINKEYYREHLQKPYDDSRTLIEVEGLSRAGHYRNVSFALHPGEVLTLVGTEGSGREAIMRTLFGLERPHLGHITVKGKPVDRHSAPDSVARGLAYVPRERKIEGIVAGMSVSENMTLPQLARYSRGGVLKSADERRLARDWIGTLSIKTPSENADCGNLSGGNQQKVVLAKWRSAGSDIILLDHPTRGLDIGAKEDVYDMVRAMCADGCGIVLIADTLEEAIGLSHTILVIKDGDVRKRFDCAPGSKPGLYDLVHHMV, encoded by the coding sequence ATGTTCGAACTGCGCCAGGTGGCGAAGAGCTTTCCCGGGGTGCGCGCGCTGCGCGGCATCGACTTCCACGTGGGCCACGGCGAGATCGTCGGCCTCGTCGGCGAGAACGGCGCCGGCAAGTCGACGCTGATGAAGATCATCTACGGCGCCTATCGTCCCGACGAGGGCGAAGTGTTGATCCATGGCGAGCCGGTGCGGTTCGAAAGCCCGCGCCAGGCCATGGAACGCGGCATCGGCATGGTGTTCCAGGAACAGTCGACCATCTCCAACCTGTCGGTGATGGAAAACATCTTCCTCGGCTTCGAGAAGCAGTTCACGCGGCGCGGCGTGATCGACTGGAAGGCGATGGCCGCCGCCGCCCGCCACCAGCTCGCCAAGGTGCGCCTCGACATCGACCCGGCGACGATCACCGGAACGCTCTCCTTCGCCGAGCGCCAGCTCGTGGAACTCGCCAAGGTGCTGACGCTGGAAGAGCGCGTCGACGGCGACCTCGTGATCCTGCTCGACGAACCGACCTCGGTGCTGTCGAAGGACGAGGTGCAGATGCTGTTCGCGCTCGTGCGCGACCTGCGCTCCCGCGCCTCGTTCATCTTCGTCTCCCACCGCCTCGACGAGGTGATCGACATCTCCGACCGCATCTACGTCTTCAAGGACGGCGAGGTCGTCGGCGAGATGACCAAGGCCGAGGCGGATGTCGAGACCATCCAGCACCGCATGGTCGGCCGCGACATCAACAAGGAATATTACCGCGAGCATCTGCAGAAGCCCTACGACGACAGCCGCACCCTGATCGAGGTCGAGGGGCTATCGCGCGCCGGGCACTACCGCAACGTGTCGTTCGCGCTGCATCCCGGCGAGGTGCTGACGCTGGTCGGCACGGAAGGCTCCGGCCGCGAGGCGATCATGCGCACGCTGTTCGGCCTGGAGCGCCCCCACCTCGGCCACATCACCGTGAAGGGCAAGCCGGTCGACCGCCACAGCGCCCCGGACAGCGTCGCCCGCGGGCTCGCCTATGTGCCGCGCGAGCGCAAGATCGAGGGCATCGTCGCCGGCATGTCGGTGTCGGAGAACATGACGCTGCCGCAGCTCGCCCGCTACAGCCGCGGCGGCGTGCTGAAGAGCGCGGACGAACGCAGGCTTGCCCGCGACTGGATCGGCACCCTCTCGATCAAGACGCCCTCGGAGAACGCCGATTGCGGCAACCTCTCCGGCGGCAACCAGCAGAAGGTGGTGCTGGCCAAATGGCGCAGCGCCGGCTCGGACATCATCCTGCTCGACCACCCGACCCGGGGCCTCGACATCGGCGCCAAGGAAGACGTCTACGACATGGTGCGGGCGATGTGCGCCGACGGCTGCGGCATCGTGCTGATCGCCGACACGCTGGAGGAAGCCATCGGCCTCTCCCACACCATCCTCGTCATCAAGGACGGCGACGTGCGCAAGCGCTTCGACTGCGCGCCCGGCAGCAAGCCGGGGCTCTACGATCTCGTCCACCACATGGTTTGA
- a CDS encoding type II toxin-antitoxin system Phd/YefM family antitoxin, with product MRISVSEAKGQLTELVRRAEAGDEVILTRHGHAAVRLVPVHAAADAKTRKAVIEAVRAAAAAKATAGPDAARSQDVLYGEDGLPG from the coding sequence ATGCGGATTTCCGTCTCAGAAGCGAAGGGCCAACTTACGGAACTGGTGCGGCGCGCCGAGGCCGGCGACGAGGTCATCCTCACCCGCCATGGCCATGCGGCCGTGCGGCTGGTGCCGGTGCACGCGGCTGCGGACGCAAAGACCCGCAAGGCGGTGATCGAGGCCGTGCGCGCCGCGGCGGCCGCCAAGGCGACGGCCGGGCCGGATGCGGCCCGCAGCCAGGATGTCCTCTATGGCGAGGACGGCCTTCCCGGATGA
- a CDS encoding GMC family oxidoreductase — MSGRASDAAGTADYIVVGGGSAGCALAARLSEDPDVRVLLLEAGPRDTNPYIHMPVGFSKMTSGRLTWGLRTAPQRHANNREILYAQARVLGGGGSINAEIFTRGVPSDYDAWVSEFGCDGWSFDDLLPLFLRMEDNDTLSGHWHGIGGPLGVSTMAAHPLTRAFVQACQQIGMPYNPDFNGPRQEGTGPYQTTIRNGRRCSAAVGYLGPAAGRRNLTVRTGVQVNRVVVERGIATGVEIVEHGRAVVLRAEREVIVTSGAIGSPKLLLLSGIGSADELKAAGVSAVHDLPGVGRNLHDHFGIDLVYELNGPHSLDKYNKPHWMLWAGLEYALFRKGPVASNIVEGGAFWYADEAAPTPDLQFHFLIGAGVEAGVPKIPSGSGVTLNSYTLRPKARGSVRLASADPRAMPIVDPNFLGDPDDLRTSVEGVKMSREIMNQQAFARYIRKEHFPGDGVRTDADFAEYARSYGRTSYHPVGTCRMGVDSEAVVDPQLRVRGIERLRVCDSSVMPSLIGSNTNAPSIVIAEKASDLIAGNRARGRAASFTAVAAQ, encoded by the coding sequence ATGAGCGGGCGGGCGAGCGACGCGGCGGGGACCGCGGACTATATCGTCGTCGGCGGCGGTTCGGCCGGCTGCGCGCTTGCCGCGCGGCTGAGCGAGGACCCGGATGTGCGCGTGCTGCTTCTCGAAGCCGGGCCGCGCGACACCAATCCCTACATCCACATGCCGGTCGGCTTCTCGAAGATGACCTCCGGCCGGCTGACCTGGGGCCTGCGCACGGCGCCCCAGCGCCACGCCAACAACCGCGAGATCCTCTATGCGCAGGCGCGCGTGCTCGGCGGCGGCGGCTCGATCAATGCCGAGATCTTCACCCGCGGCGTGCCCTCCGACTATGACGCCTGGGTCAGCGAGTTCGGCTGCGACGGCTGGTCGTTCGACGATCTGCTGCCCCTCTTCCTGCGCATGGAGGACAACGACACCCTCAGCGGCCACTGGCACGGCATCGGCGGTCCGCTCGGGGTCTCCACCATGGCCGCCCACCCTCTCACCCGGGCATTCGTGCAGGCGTGCCAGCAGATCGGCATGCCCTACAATCCCGATTTCAACGGGCCGCGCCAGGAAGGCACCGGCCCCTACCAGACCACCATCCGCAACGGCCGCCGCTGCTCGGCCGCTGTCGGCTATCTCGGCCCGGCCGCCGGCAGGCGGAACCTCACCGTCCGCACCGGCGTCCAGGTCAATCGCGTGGTGGTGGAGCGCGGCATCGCGACCGGCGTGGAGATCGTGGAGCACGGCCGCGCCGTCGTGCTGCGCGCCGAGCGCGAGGTGATCGTCACCTCCGGCGCCATCGGCAGCCCGAAGCTGCTCCTGCTCTCGGGCATTGGCTCGGCCGACGAGCTGAAGGCGGCCGGCGTCAGTGCCGTGCACGATCTGCCCGGCGTCGGGAGGAACCTGCACGATCATTTCGGCATCGACCTCGTCTACGAACTCAACGGGCCGCACAGCCTCGACAAGTACAACAAGCCGCACTGGATGCTGTGGGCGGGGCTCGAATACGCGCTGTTCCGCAAGGGGCCGGTTGCCTCCAACATCGTCGAGGGCGGCGCGTTCTGGTATGCGGACGAGGCGGCGCCGACGCCCGATCTCCAGTTCCACTTCCTCATCGGCGCGGGCGTCGAGGCGGGCGTGCCGAAGATCCCGTCGGGCTCGGGCGTCACGCTCAATTCCTATACGCTGCGGCCGAAGGCGCGCGGCAGCGTCCGCCTCGCGAGCGCCGATCCTCGGGCGATGCCGATCGTCGACCCGAACTTCCTCGGCGATCCCGACGATCTGCGCACCTCGGTCGAAGGCGTGAAGATGAGCCGGGAGATCATGAACCAGCAGGCCTTCGCCCGCTATATCCGCAAGGAGCACTTCCCCGGAGACGGCGTGCGCACCGATGCCGACTTCGCCGAGTATGCCCGCAGCTACGGCCGCACCTCGTACCACCCCGTCGGCACCTGCCGGATGGGCGTGGATTCCGAGGCCGTGGTCGACCCGCAACTGCGCGTGCGCGGCATCGAGCGGCTTCGTGTGTGCGATTCCTCGGTGATGCCAAGCCTGATCGGCTCCAACACCAATGCGCCCTCGATCGTGATCGCCGAGAAGGCGTCGGATCTGATCGCCGGCAATCGGGCGCGGGGCCGTGCGGCCTCGTTCACGGCCGTCGCCGCCCAGTGA
- a CDS encoding zinc-dependent alcohol dehydrogenase has product MVATMPTMRAAVLVAPHRIEIEQRPIPAPGPGEVVIRVERCGICGTDLHIYNGHYSADRLPLVPGHEFAGRIASLGAGVAGLAEGQKVIADINIGCGHCFYCRRNEILSCAAVEQLGIHRDGAFADYVRVPARLVIPLPDDMPFEIAALTEPLSCVVRTARRSRLQLAESVLVLGAGPIGNLHVQLARLMGAGPVIAADLDRARAALAKECGADAVVSDPAALADTVRGLTGGRGADVVIESVGSARLYGEALSLVRPGGRIAAFGLTPADAVWSVPPLDIVLREIGVQGSVAGMGEDMHTALHLLALGRIRTAPFTRVTYPLTDLDAAIRAFAGDRTAFKVQIAA; this is encoded by the coding sequence ATGGTCGCCACGATGCCCACCATGCGCGCGGCCGTGCTCGTCGCGCCGCATCGCATCGAGATCGAGCAACGCCCGATCCCGGCGCCCGGCCCCGGAGAGGTGGTGATCCGCGTCGAGCGCTGCGGCATCTGCGGCACCGACCTTCACATCTATAATGGGCACTATTCGGCCGACAGGCTGCCTCTGGTGCCCGGCCACGAGTTCGCCGGCCGCATCGCCTCCCTCGGCGCCGGCGTCGCCGGTCTGGCGGAGGGCCAGAAGGTCATCGCCGACATCAATATCGGCTGCGGCCACTGCTTCTATTGCCGCCGCAACGAGATCCTGAGCTGCGCCGCGGTCGAGCAGCTCGGCATCCACCGCGACGGCGCGTTCGCCGACTATGTCCGCGTGCCCGCCCGGCTGGTGATCCCGCTGCCGGACGACATGCCGTTCGAGATCGCAGCCCTGACCGAACCGCTCTCCTGCGTGGTGCGCACCGCGCGGCGCAGCCGGCTGCAGCTCGCCGAAAGCGTACTGGTGCTCGGAGCCGGGCCGATCGGCAACCTCCACGTCCAGCTCGCCCGGTTGATGGGCGCCGGCCCGGTGATCGCCGCCGATCTCGACCGCGCCCGCGCCGCGCTCGCGAAGGAGTGCGGCGCCGATGCCGTGGTGAGCGACCCCGCCGCGCTCGCCGACACCGTGCGCGGCCTGACCGGCGGACGCGGCGCCGACGTGGTGATCGAGAGCGTCGGCTCCGCCCGGCTCTATGGCGAGGCGCTGTCGCTCGTTCGCCCGGGAGGCCGCATCGCCGCCTTCGGGCTCACGCCCGCCGATGCCGTCTGGTCCGTGCCGCCGCTCGATATCGTGCTGCGCGAGATCGGCGTGCAGGGCTCCGTCGCCGGCATGGGCGAGGACATGCACACCGCGCTCCACCTGCTCGCCCTCGGCCGCATCCGAACAGCGCCGTTTACCCGCGTGACCTATCCGCTCACGGACCTCGATGCGGCGATCCGCGCCTTCGCCGGCGACCGCACCGCCTTCAAGGTGCAGATCGCGGCCTGA
- a CDS encoding aldehyde dehydrogenase family protein, giving the protein MTLHFRDIVAPAVDARRFRMFIDGAWVNASDGAVNERRSPAHDVPVTLVPRGTAADADRAVAAARAAFDDGRWSGLSGEARARVLLDAARIVRERLEEIALVETLETGKPITQSRGEVGGAAGIFEYAAGQARALHGDSFNNLGDEMLGLVTREPIGVVGVITPWNFPFFILCERVPFILAAGCTVVVKPSELTSASTLLLADVLAAAGLPAGVFNVVTGPGAVVGRRLAEHDDVDMISFTGSTDVGRGTLAASAGNMKKVGLELGGKNPQVVFADADLDAAADGVVFGLVFNAGQCCVSGSRLVVERSIADAFAARVVEKIGRLRIGDPLDEATQVGAIVDERQHTRILALIDEGKRDGARLLCGGEAFETSRGRFIQPTVFAGADRGMSIAQEEIFGPVLTILPFDGLADAIRIANDTCFGLAGSIWTSDLNKALKTMRGLKAGRVWINCTIAGGPELPIGGFKQSGTGRETGAYGVEEYTEIKSTHIALGERTRWVAP; this is encoded by the coding sequence ATGACACTCCATTTCCGCGACATCGTCGCGCCCGCGGTCGATGCGCGCCGCTTCCGCATGTTCATCGACGGCGCGTGGGTGAATGCGTCCGACGGGGCGGTGAACGAGCGCCGCTCTCCCGCCCACGACGTGCCGGTGACGCTGGTGCCGCGCGGCACGGCCGCCGATGCCGACCGCGCGGTGGCCGCCGCCCGTGCCGCGTTCGACGACGGCCGCTGGAGCGGGCTCTCCGGCGAGGCCCGCGCCCGCGTGCTGCTCGATGCCGCCCGCATCGTTCGCGAACGCCTCGAGGAGATAGCACTCGTCGAGACGCTGGAGACCGGCAAGCCGATCACGCAGTCGCGCGGCGAGGTCGGCGGCGCGGCGGGCATCTTCGAATATGCCGCCGGGCAGGCGCGCGCCCTCCACGGCGACAGCTTCAACAATCTCGGCGACGAGATGCTCGGCCTCGTCACGCGCGAGCCCATTGGTGTCGTCGGCGTCATCACGCCGTGGAATTTTCCGTTCTTCATCCTGTGCGAGCGGGTGCCGTTCATCCTGGCGGCCGGCTGCACCGTCGTGGTGAAGCCGAGCGAACTCACCTCCGCCAGCACGCTGCTGCTCGCCGACGTGCTGGCCGCCGCCGGGCTGCCGGCCGGGGTGTTCAACGTCGTCACCGGTCCGGGCGCGGTCGTCGGCCGCCGGCTCGCCGAGCACGACGATGTCGATATGATCTCCTTCACGGGCTCGACCGATGTCGGCCGCGGCACGCTGGCGGCGTCCGCCGGCAACATGAAGAAGGTCGGGCTCGAACTCGGCGGCAAGAACCCGCAGGTGGTGTTCGCCGATGCTGACCTCGACGCCGCCGCCGACGGCGTTGTGTTCGGCCTCGTCTTCAACGCCGGCCAGTGCTGCGTCTCCGGCAGCCGGCTCGTGGTCGAGCGGTCGATCGCCGACGCGTTTGCGGCCCGGGTGGTGGAGAAGATCGGCCGCCTGCGCATCGGCGACCCGCTGGACGAGGCGACCCAGGTGGGCGCGATCGTCGACGAGCGCCAGCACACCCGCATCCTCGCGCTGATCGACGAGGGCAAGCGCGACGGCGCGCGGCTGCTGTGCGGCGGCGAAGCGTTCGAGACGAGCCGGGGCCGGTTCATCCAGCCGACGGTGTTCGCCGGTGCCGACCGCGGCATGTCGATCGCCCAGGAAGAGATCTTCGGCCCGGTGCTGACCATTCTGCCGTTCGACGGCCTTGCCGATGCCATCCGCATCGCCAACGACACCTGCTTCGGCCTCGCCGGCAGCATCTGGACCAGCGATCTCAACAAGGCGCTGAAGACCATGCGCGGCCTGAAGGCCGGGCGCGTCTGGATCAACTGCACCATCGCCGGCGGGCCGGAGCTTCCGATCGGCGGCTTCAAGCAGTCCGGCACCGGGCGGGAGACCGGCGCTTACGGCGTCGAGGAATATACCGAGATCAAATCGACCCACATTGCGCTCGGCGAACGCACGCGCTGGGTGGCGCCATGA
- a CDS encoding ABC transporter permease produces the protein MAFILTERRPLAGPNLRKWAPLLVLLAICIVFTLINPNFMSVRNIARIGIIAAPSLLIAIGVSFIIIMGSIDLSMEGTVAFCAVVFATAFLALGGTLATGWAAIPLALVVGTLVGLVNGLIHVKLKIPSFMASLSIGFVGLGATYILSGGYRITVQDPTFRSLLTVRVLEMPLMVYVALAGLAFAWFIETRTVLGRNIYAIGGGEELAKASGLNVGRVRIAAFGLAGLFYGLGALLSVARIGIADGDSGSNQMFTAITAVVVGGTSLMGGSGGVLNTLVGVLIVAAITNGMIVAGLPSYVQSGVLGVIVIVAVGLSTNRAANLLVK, from the coding sequence GTGGCGTTCATTCTCACCGAAAGGCGTCCGCTTGCCGGACCGAACCTGCGAAAATGGGCGCCGCTGCTGGTGCTCTTGGCGATCTGCATCGTCTTCACGCTGATCAACCCGAACTTCATGTCCGTGCGCAACATCGCGCGCATCGGCATCATCGCCGCGCCCTCGCTGCTGATCGCCATCGGCGTCAGCTTCATCATCATCATGGGGTCCATCGACCTGTCGATGGAGGGCACGGTGGCGTTCTGCGCGGTGGTGTTCGCCACCGCCTTCCTCGCCCTCGGCGGCACGCTCGCGACGGGATGGGCCGCGATCCCGCTCGCCCTCGTGGTCGGCACCCTGGTCGGCCTCGTCAACGGCCTCATCCACGTGAAGCTCAAGATCCCGTCGTTCATGGCGAGCCTCAGCATCGGCTTCGTCGGCCTCGGCGCGACCTACATCCTCTCCGGCGGCTACCGCATCACCGTGCAGGACCCGACATTCCGCTCGCTCCTCACCGTGCGCGTGCTGGAAATGCCGCTGATGGTCTATGTGGCGCTCGCCGGGCTCGCGTTCGCGTGGTTCATCGAGACCCGCACCGTGCTCGGCCGCAACATCTACGCCATCGGCGGCGGCGAGGAACTGGCGAAGGCGAGCGGCCTCAATGTCGGGCGCGTCCGCATCGCGGCGTTCGGCCTCGCCGGCCTGTTCTACGGCCTGGGCGCGCTGCTCTCGGTCGCCCGCATCGGCATCGCCGACGGCGACTCCGGCTCCAACCAGATGTTCACCGCGATCACCGCCGTGGTGGTCGGCGGCACGTCGCTGATGGGCGGCAGCGGCGGCGTGCTCAACACGCTGGTCGGCGTGCTGATCGTCGCCGCCATCACCAACGGCATGATCGTGGCCGGCCTGCCGAGCTACGTGCAGAGCGGCGTGCTCGGCGTCATCGTCATCGTCGCGGTGGGCCTTTCCACCAACCGCGCCGCGAACCTTCTCGTGAAGTGA